In the genome of Lagopus muta isolate bLagMut1 chromosome 21, bLagMut1 primary, whole genome shotgun sequence, one region contains:
- the LOC125703230 gene encoding ubiquitin carboxyl-terminal hydrolase 48-like: MCVCVSVCVCALHAVFLCSSAVCFFLRTKPACLIVLAQITHAFSVAPFDQNLSINGKILSDDTATLGSLGVIPESVILLKADEPIADYEAMDDVMQVCTPEEGFKGTGLLGH, translated from the exons atgtgtgtgtgtgtgtctgtgtgtgtgtgtgcgctgCACGCGGTCTTtttgtgcagctcagcagtaTGTTTTTTCCTCCGCACAAAACCAGCGTGTCTCATTGTGTTGGCACAGATCACGCATGCATTTTCAGTTGCTCCCTTTGACCAGAACTTGTCCATCAATGGGAAGATCCTGAGCGACGACACAGCGACGCTCGGCAGCCTGGGCGTCATCCCCGAGTCCGTCATCCTGCTCAAG GCTGATGAGCCAATTGCGGATTATGAGGCGATGGACGATGTGATGCAAG TTTGTACGCCTGAAGAAGGATTTAAAG GGACTGGCTTACTTGGACACTGA